One window from the genome of Malus domestica chromosome 01, GDT2T_hap1 encodes:
- the LOC103433027 gene encoding small ribosomal subunit protein uS12 gives MGKTRGMGAARKLKTHRRNQRWADKSYKKSHLGNEWKKPFSGSSHAKGIVLEKIGIEAKQPNSAIRKCARVQLIKNGKKIAAFVPNDGCLNYIEENDEVLIAGFGRKGHAVGDIPGVRFKVVKVSGVSLLALFKEKKEKPRS, from the exons ATGGG GAAAACACGTGGAATGGGAGCTGCTCGTAAGCTCAAGACTCACCGTAGGAATCAGAGGTGGGCCGACAAGTCATACAAGAAGTCCCACCTTGGAAATGAATGGAAAAAGCCATTTTCTGGTTCATCTCATGCCAAAGGCATTGTCCTTGAGAAGAT TGGTATTGAGGCTAAGCAGCCTAACTCTGCTATTAGAAAGTGCGCTCGTGTTCAGCTGATCAAAAATGGGAAGAAGATTGCTGCTTTCGTACCCAACGATGGTTGCTTGAACTACATCGAGGAAAAT GATGAGGTGTTGATTGCTGGATTCGGACGGAAGGGCCACGCTGTGGGAGATATTCCCGGAGTCAGGttcaaggttgtgaaggtaTCCGGTGTCTCTCTCCTGGCCCTCTTCaaggagaaaaaggaaaagccaAGGTCTTAA